One part of the uncultured Bacteroides sp. genome encodes these proteins:
- the glgP gene encoding alpha-glucan family phosphorylase, whose product MKVKVSNVNVPVWNEITVKSRIPEELKKLSEIAHNIWWSWDSEAVILFRDLDPVLWKEVGLNPVTLLERMSFEKLEALSNDKVIIKRMNDLYARFKEYVDVKPDTNRPSVAYFSMEYGLSSVLKIYSGGLGVLAGDYLKEASDSNVDLCAIGFLYRYGYFNQTLSMDGQQIANYEAQNFGSLPLERVIGPDGQPLVVSVPYLDYFVHAYIWRVNVGRVSLYLMDTDNEMNSEFDRPITHQLYGGDWENRLKQEILLGIGGMMTLKALGIKKDIYHCNEGHAALINVERICDYVATGLSFNEAIELVRASSLYTVHTPVPAGHDYFDEGLFGKYMGGYSKKMGITWNDLMDMGRNNPGDSGERFCMSVFACNTSQEVIAVSWLHGKVSQEMFASIWKGYFPEESHVGYVTNGVHFSTWTATEWKKLYAKYFDANFMYDLSNQKIWEAIYNVPDQEIWDTRVILKNKLVDYIRKQFRDTWLNNQGDPSRIVALLNKINPNALLIGFGRRFATYKRAHLLFTDLDRLSKIVNNPNYPVQFIFTGKAHPHDGAGQGLIKRIIEISRRPEFLGKIIFLENYDMTLARRLVSGVDIWLNTPTRPLEASGTSGEKALMNGVLNFSVLDGWWLEGYRENAGWALTEKVTYQNQEHQDQLDAATIYAMLENEIIPLYYDKNDDGYSPKWVQFVKNSIAQIAPHYTMKRQLDDYYIKFYNKQAKRFHVLADNNNAKAKELAAWKDTVVDKWDTIEVKSVSVNGESGKLIIESGQDYDVEVVVDEKGLDNAIGVELVTIIVDKDGKQHIYSTDEFELVKKDGDLFTFKTKYSLSNAGSFKVAFRMYPKNIDLPHRQDFCYIRWFNLGV is encoded by the coding sequence ATGAAGGTTAAAGTTAGTAACGTGAATGTTCCTGTTTGGAATGAGATAACAGTAAAGTCACGTATTCCTGAGGAATTAAAGAAATTATCAGAAATAGCTCATAACATTTGGTGGTCTTGGGATTCCGAAGCGGTAATTTTATTCCGTGATTTGGATCCTGTACTATGGAAAGAGGTCGGATTAAATCCTGTTACTCTTTTGGAACGTATGAGCTTTGAAAAGCTTGAAGCACTATCAAATGATAAGGTTATCATTAAAAGAATGAATGATCTTTACGCTAGATTTAAAGAATATGTTGATGTTAAACCAGATACAAATCGTCCTTCTGTGGCATATTTCAGTATGGAATATGGTTTATCCAGCGTACTTAAAATCTATTCGGGTGGTTTAGGTGTTCTTGCCGGTGACTATTTGAAAGAAGCGTCGGATAGTAATGTTGATCTTTGTGCTATTGGATTTTTGTATAGATATGGTTATTTTAATCAGACTCTGTCAATGGATGGCCAGCAGATTGCTAATTATGAAGCACAAAACTTCGGAAGTCTTCCGCTGGAACGTGTTATAGGACCTGATGGCCAACCTCTTGTTGTGTCTGTTCCATATCTTGACTATTTTGTTCATGCATATATCTGGAGAGTAAATGTGGGAAGAGTTTCACTTTACCTGATGGATACAGACAATGAAATGAATAGCGAGTTTGACCGTCCTATTACTCACCAGCTTTATGGTGGTGACTGGGAAAACCGTCTGAAGCAGGAAATTCTGTTAGGTATTGGTGGTATGATGACCTTGAAAGCCTTAGGTATTAAAAAAGATATTTATCACTGTAACGAAGGACATGCAGCTTTAATTAATGTTGAACGTATCTGTGATTATGTAGCTACCGGACTTTCATTCAATGAAGCAATTGAATTGGTTCGTGCTTCGTCACTTTATACAGTACACACTCCGGTTCCTGCAGGACACGATTATTTCGATGAAGGTTTGTTTGGTAAATACATGGGAGGATATTCTAAGAAAATGGGTATTACCTGGAATGATTTGATGGATATGGGACGTAATAATCCTGGTGATTCGGGCGAACGTTTCTGTATGTCTGTATTTGCATGCAATACTTCTCAGGAAGTAATTGCCGTGAGCTGGTTACATGGAAAAGTTTCTCAGGAAATGTTTGCTTCAATCTGGAAGGGCTATTTCCCAGAAGAAAGTCACGTAGGGTATGTTACCAACGGTGTTCACTTCTCTACATGGACTGCAACTGAATGGAAGAAGCTTTATGCCAAGTATTTCGATGCCAACTTTATGTACGACCTTTCTAATCAGAAGATTTGGGAAGCTATATATAATGTGCCCGATCAGGAAATCTGGGATACACGTGTGATCTTGAAAAATAAGTTGGTTGACTATATTCGCAAGCAATTCCGCGATACATGGCTGAATAACCAGGGAGATCCTTCACGTATTGTTGCCTTATTGAACAAGATAAACCCGAATGCTCTTTTAATTGGTTTCGGACGTCGTTTTGCTACTTATAAACGTGCACATTTATTGTTCACAGATTTAGATCGTCTTTCTAAGATTGTAAACAACCCTAATTATCCTGTTCAGTTTATATTTACTGGTAAAGCCCATCCACATGATGGAGCAGGACAAGGTTTGATAAAAAGAATTATTGAAATATCCCGACGTCCTGAATTCCTTGGAAAAATCATTTTCCTTGAAAATTATGATATGACTCTTGCTCGTAGATTGGTTTCCGGAGTTGATATTTGGCTGAATACACCGACACGTCCTTTGGAAGCTTCTGGTACATCTGGTGAGAAAGCTTTGATGAACGGTGTTCTTAATTTCTCTGTGCTTGACGGATGGTGGCTTGAAGGCTATCGTGAAAACGCAGGATGGGCGCTGACTGAGAAAGTTACTTATCAGAATCAGGAACATCAGGATCAGTTAGATGCTGCTACTATCTATGCAATGCTTGAAAATGAAATCATTCCTTTGTACTATGACAAGAATGATGATGGCTATTCTCCAAAATGGGTTCAGTTCGTAAAGAACTCTATTGCTCAGATTGCTCCTCATTACACAATGAAGAGACAACTTGATGACTACTATATTAAGTTCTACAATAAGCAGGCTAAACGTTTCCATGTTTTAGCTGATAACAACAATGCAAAAGCTAAAGAATTGGCTGCATGGAAAGATACTGTAGTAGATAAATGGGATACAATAGAAGTGAAATCTGTTTCAGTAAATGGTGAATCTGGCAAACTAATTATTGAAAGCGGACAAGATTATGACGTTGAAGTTGTAGTTGATGAAAAGGGATTGGATAATGCTATTGGCGTTGAACTGGTAACTATTATAGTGGATAAAGATGGCAAACAGCATATCTATTCAACTGATGAATTCGAATTAGTAAAGAAGGATGGTGACTTGTTTACATTTAAAACTAAATATAGTTTGTCGAATGCAGGTAGCTTTAAGGTTGCATTCCGTATGTATCCTAAGAATATAGATCTTCCTCATCGTCAGGACTTCTGTTATATTCGTTGGTTTAATTTAGGAGTTTAA
- a CDS encoding TlpA disulfide reductase family protein has protein sequence MKRISYLFAMASLTALSCTGGNTYKITGTVTGAADGDSVYIQNRVNREFVKVAAAVIKDGKFVFEGKQDSTVNRYITYTKGETKLYADFFLENGDISLSLGERENIVGTPSNDTYNAFKAKMNEVNDKMEAVYNSMQAPNLNNEERETKKKELSALENSQTNIIIETIDGNITNPVGIHLLKAYNYYIEYDNLEKILAKVPAKFQNNEDILRLKALVKTAKATSVGQKFADLSMLTPDGKSIKLSDYAGKGKYVLIDFWASWCGPCRQEMPNLVKAYSQYKDKGFEIVGVSFDKNEKSWKDGITKLNITWPQMSDLKYWDCEGAKVYAIRSIPHTILLDKDGKIIARGLHGAELQSKLAELIK, from the coding sequence ATGAAAAGAATTAGTTATTTATTTGCCATGGCTTCCCTTACAGCATTATCATGCACCGGAGGGAATACCTATAAAATAACAGGAACAGTAACAGGAGCTGCCGATGGCGACTCTGTGTATATTCAGAACAGAGTAAACCGTGAATTTGTAAAAGTTGCAGCTGCTGTAATTAAAGACGGCAAATTTGTTTTCGAAGGAAAACAGGATTCAACTGTAAATCGGTATATAACTTATACAAAAGGAGAGACAAAGTTATATGCAGATTTCTTCCTGGAAAACGGTGATATCAGCCTTTCGCTTGGAGAAAGAGAAAATATTGTAGGTACTCCTTCCAACGATACTTATAATGCTTTCAAAGCAAAAATGAATGAAGTGAATGATAAGATGGAAGCTGTATATAATTCAATGCAGGCTCCTAACTTAAATAATGAAGAAAGAGAAACAAAAAAGAAAGAATTAAGCGCTCTTGAAAATAGTCAGACCAATATTATTATTGAAACAATCGATGGAAACATAACCAATCCGGTTGGTATTCATCTGTTGAAAGCATACAATTATTATATTGAGTATGATAATCTGGAAAAGATTCTTGCCAAGGTTCCAGCCAAATTTCAAAACAATGAAGATATTCTTCGTTTGAAGGCTTTAGTAAAGACAGCCAAAGCAACTTCTGTTGGTCAAAAATTTGCAGACTTATCAATGCTTACTCCAGATGGAAAATCTATTAAATTATCTGATTATGCTGGAAAAGGGAAATATGTACTGATTGATTTCTGGGCTAGCTGGTGTGGCCCTTGCCGCCAGGAAATGCCTAATCTTGTTAAAGCATACTCTCAATATAAAGACAAAGGATTTGAAATTGTAGGTGTTTCGTTTGACAAGAACGAAAAATCATGGAAAGACGGCATTACAAAATTAAATATTACTTGGCCTCAAATGTCTGATTTAAAATACTGGGATTGCGAAGGTGCTAAGGTTTATGCTATACGCAGCATTCCTCATACTATATTACTTGATAAAGACGGAAAAATCATTGCTCGAGGACTACACGGTGCAGAGCTGCAGAGTAAATTAGCAGAATTAATCAAATAA
- a CDS encoding sugar phosphate nucleotidyltransferase, whose product MTTTLVVLAAKMGNKYGGLKQLEGIGPNGETILDYSMYDAIKTGFNKVVFVISKYFEEEFKKVVSSKYEGKIEIEYAFQEIESVPEELRNSKRNLLWGSAHALLMAKDAIKEPFGVINAANFYQRESFEMLYNELQNIRNTRDKHFLVSFRLANVLAESGGLTRGICEVNEDGNLISIVDRKGVERIGGDPMYLNEFNKWIGLDVACPVSMNMWGFTPDIFTSLTHEFDSFIAKSGMDLNSTFTIPQFMNTMIQKGMKVNTISTPAKWMALVSPDDRIQVILRINDLIRKGVYPQKLFELTNL is encoded by the coding sequence ATGACTACGACTTTAGTGGTGCTTGCCGCAAAAATGGGTAATAAATATGGTGGCCTAAAACAATTAGAAGGAATTGGGCCTAACGGAGAGACCATTCTCGACTATTCAATGTATGATGCTATAAAAACAGGATTCAATAAAGTAGTATTCGTTATTAGCAAATATTTTGAAGAGGAATTCAAGAAAGTTGTTTCTTCAAAATACGAAGGTAAGATTGAAATTGAATATGCTTTTCAAGAAATAGAATCTGTTCCGGAGGAACTAAGAAATAGCAAAAGAAATTTGTTGTGGGGATCGGCGCATGCTTTGCTTATGGCTAAGGATGCTATTAAAGAACCTTTTGGGGTAATTAATGCTGCAAACTTTTATCAGCGTGAAAGTTTTGAGATGCTCTACAATGAATTACAGAATATTCGTAATACCCGTGATAAACATTTCCTTGTTAGTTTTCGCTTGGCTAATGTATTAGCAGAAAGTGGCGGACTGACACGTGGTATATGTGAAGTAAACGAAGATGGCAATCTGATTTCTATTGTTGACCGTAAAGGAGTGGAAAGAATAGGAGGGGATCCTATGTACCTGAATGAGTTTAATAAATGGATAGGACTTGATGTTGCTTGTCCTGTTTCTATGAATATGTGGGGATTTACTCCCGATATATTTACCTCTTTAACTCATGAATTCGATTCTTTTATTGCTAAAAGTGGTATGGATTTGAATTCAACCTTTACAATTCCTCAGTTTATGAACACTATGATCCAGAAAGGAATGAAAGTTAATACTATAAGCACGCCGGCAAAATGGATGGCATTAGTTTCTCCTGATGATAGAATTCAGGTTATACTACGTATTAATGATCTGATTCGTAAAGGTGTTTATCCCCAAAAACTATTTGAACTAACCAACCTATAA
- the galE gene encoding UDP-glucose 4-epimerase GalE, which produces MKKRILVTGGTGYIGSHTVVELQNSGYEVIIIDNLSNSSADVVDNIEKVSGIRPVFEELDCLDFAGLDALFTKYKGIEAIIHFAASKAVGESVQKPLLYYRNNLVSLINLLELMPKHGVNGIVFSSSCTVYGEPDQLPVTEQASIKPATSPYGNTKQINEEIVKDTITSGSPINAILLRYFNPIGAHPSALLGELPNGVPQNLVPYITQTAIGIREQLSVFGHDYNTPDGTCIRDFINVVDLAKAHVIAIDRILNGKQKAKVETFNIGTGTGLSVLDLINAFEKSTGVKLNYKLTDRRVGDIEKVWANPEYANNELGWKAETSTEDTLLSAWKWQLKLRERGIQ; this is translated from the coding sequence ATGAAAAAAAGAATTTTAGTAACTGGTGGTACCGGTTATATCGGTTCTCATACAGTTGTAGAACTTCAAAATAGTGGTTATGAAGTAATCATTATCGATAACTTATCTAATTCAAGCGCCGATGTTGTTGACAATATTGAAAAAGTATCTGGCATTCGTCCTGTTTTCGAAGAATTAGATTGTCTTGATTTCGCTGGTCTTGATGCTTTGTTTACTAAATATAAAGGTATTGAAGCTATTATTCATTTTGCAGCAAGTAAGGCTGTTGGTGAATCTGTTCAAAAACCATTGCTTTACTACCGCAACAATCTTGTTTCATTAATAAACTTATTAGAGCTGATGCCTAAACATGGAGTTAATGGCATTGTTTTCTCTTCATCTTGTACTGTTTATGGTGAACCCGATCAACTTCCTGTAACAGAACAAGCTTCGATTAAGCCAGCAACTTCTCCTTACGGAAATACAAAACAGATTAATGAAGAAATTGTAAAAGATACTATCACTTCAGGATCTCCAATCAATGCAATTCTTCTTCGTTACTTTAACCCAATCGGTGCTCATCCATCAGCTTTATTAGGCGAACTTCCTAATGGTGTTCCACAGAATCTGGTTCCATATATTACTCAAACAGCTATTGGAATCCGCGAACAGTTAAGCGTGTTTGGCCATGATTATAATACTCCTGACGGAACATGTATTCGCGACTTTATCAATGTTGTTGATTTGGCTAAAGCTCACGTTATAGCTATTGACCGTATTTTAAATGGAAAACAAAAAGCTAAAGTTGAGACTTTTAATATTGGTACAGGAACAGGACTTTCAGTATTGGATTTAATCAATGCATTTGAAAAATCTACTGGCGTAAAGTTAAACTATAAGCTTACTGATCGTCGTGTTGGTGATATTGAAAAAGTATGGGCTAACCCTGAGTATGCAAATAATGAATTGGGTTGGAAAGCCGAAACAAGTACTGAAGATACTCTTTTATCTGCCTGGAAATGGCAATTAAAATTAAGAGAAAGAGGTATCCAATAA
- a CDS encoding carboxypeptidase-like regulatory domain-containing protein, with amino-acid sequence MKTLFKSLICTLILILGASIQSEVFASVAEDYITVNGIVKDSQTKKKVEYATISIPGTTTSTISNVDGEFSLKIKSSVEARELVISHVGYSSSHISISKGEQEAKTYYLSPNDYVLKEVIIQPALARSLVEEAVSKIEANYSPKSNMFDCFYRETVQKGKRYIQISEAILNLYKEPYTKGIERDRVRIFKGRKLVSPNQKDTLAVKLMGGPYMSVLLDVAKNKDILLDKEMLSSYEYTMEEPVNLDNRQQYVISFRPAVVLPYALYFGKYYIDKQSLAFTRIEFSLDLRDREKAISQILIKKPAGLRFKPLDVNFLITYKVQNGVSYINYIRTESQFNCDWKRRLFKSKYTVLSEVVATERDDAPTESIPYKESFKYDQTFSDKVSSFTDEDFWGGYNIIAPTESLMDGVKKLKKQYK; translated from the coding sequence ATGAAAACACTTTTTAAAAGCTTAATTTGCACGCTTATTTTGATACTTGGAGCAAGTATTCAAAGTGAAGTTTTTGCTTCTGTTGCAGAAGATTATATCACAGTAAACGGAATTGTAAAAGATTCACAGACAAAAAAGAAAGTGGAGTATGCTACAATTTCTATTCCTGGAACTACAACAAGTACGATTAGTAATGTAGATGGAGAATTTTCTCTGAAAATTAAATCATCTGTTGAAGCCCGGGAATTGGTGATCTCTCATGTTGGTTATTCAAGTTCACACATATCTATTTCAAAAGGTGAACAAGAAGCAAAAACCTATTATCTTAGTCCCAATGACTATGTTTTGAAAGAAGTTATAATTCAGCCTGCGTTAGCTCGTTCATTAGTTGAGGAAGCGGTAAGTAAGATTGAAGCTAATTATAGTCCAAAATCTAATATGTTTGACTGCTTCTATCGTGAAACTGTTCAAAAAGGAAAACGCTACATCCAAATATCTGAAGCTATTCTTAATCTATATAAAGAGCCTTACACCAAGGGTATAGAACGAGACCGTGTACGTATCTTTAAAGGTCGTAAATTGGTTAGCCCTAATCAAAAAGATACATTGGCAGTTAAATTAATGGGTGGCCCGTATATGTCTGTTCTACTCGATGTTGCCAAAAATAAAGATATATTGCTAGATAAAGAAATGCTATCCTCTTATGAATACACTATGGAGGAACCTGTTAATCTGGATAATCGTCAACAATATGTTATCAGTTTTCGTCCTGCTGTAGTTTTACCTTATGCGCTTTATTTCGGTAAATATTATATTGATAAACAATCCTTGGCCTTTACACGTATTGAATTTAGTTTAGATTTACGTGATCGCGAAAAAGCTATCAGTCAGATTCTTATCAAAAAACCTGCAGGCTTACGCTTTAAACCGCTGGATGTTAACTTCCTGATTACATACAAAGTGCAAAATGGAGTTAGTTATATAAATTATATACGTACAGAATCTCAGTTTAATTGTGACTGGAAAAGAAGATTGTTCAAGAGTAAATATACTGTCCTTTCAGAAGTGGTAGCTACAGAACGTGATGATGCACCTACAGAATCTATACCTTACAAAGAATCCTTTAAGTACGATCAGACTTTCTCTGATAAAGTATCTAGCTTTACAGATGAAGACTTCTGGGGCGGTTACAACATTATAGCACCTACAGAATCATTGATGGATGGTGTGAAGAAGCTGAAAAAACAATATAAATAA
- a CDS encoding RNA polymerase sigma-70 factor, with protein MLNDLLLLNKIKNGDVQAFEKLFRSYYKPLCYYADSFLNDMDSAEEIVQNIFYMFWKDRADLQIKLSVKSYLFQSVQNKSFSYLKHLQVMDVYREKVTLEEPEISNFSPADDLEYKELESKFTSLLQRLPERQRRIFCMNRFGGKKYSEIARELSVSVKTVEADISKVLVILRKELKHYNQ; from the coding sequence ATGCTGAATGATTTGCTCCTCCTTAATAAGATAAAAAATGGCGATGTTCAGGCTTTTGAGAAATTATTCCGTTCTTATTATAAGCCTCTTTGCTATTATGCAGATTCTTTCTTAAATGATATGGATAGTGCTGAAGAAATTGTTCAGAACATATTCTATATGTTTTGGAAGGATAGGGCAGATTTACAAATAAAGCTTTCAGTGAAATCTTACTTATTTCAGTCAGTTCAGAATAAATCTTTTAGTTACCTCAAACATCTCCAGGTAATGGATGTGTATCGTGAAAAAGTAACTTTGGAAGAACCTGAAATAAGTAACTTTTCACCAGCAGATGATCTGGAATACAAAGAATTGGAGAGCAAATTTACATCTTTACTTCAACGATTGCCTGAGAGGCAGAGAAGAATATTCTGTATGAATCGTTTTGGTGGGAAAAAATATAGCGAAATAGCCAGGGAACTTTCAGTTTCAGTTAAGACAGTGGAAGCAGATATTAGTAAAGTACTAGTTATTCTGCGCAAAGAATTGAAACATTATAATCAGTGA
- a CDS encoding FecR family protein, protein MFRKEPNTDVAWCALYSRLQNENLLNEEPVQMKQRKRIIPVYWAAACIIALLGTTIFFLYNSDKKSADLLTLQNTENENILVKTLEDGSTVYLTSNASVSYPKSFSGNKREISLKGEALFDVAKNPSKPFLIETEKVTVKVLGTAFKVKSSANGNFELVVQRGKVRVTEKVNGNSIVVTAGQSVSYIDNHLFKYSNKDSNIFNRYTSKMRFKDETLQNIVHVINQNNDSFVVLKGDLLKASRLNVQFYKNNVNEMTQIISLALNLKREIRQDTIFISQP, encoded by the coding sequence ATGTTCAGAAAAGAACCAAATACAGATGTTGCATGGTGTGCGCTTTATTCAAGGTTGCAAAATGAAAACCTGTTGAATGAAGAACCGGTGCAAATGAAGCAGAGAAAGAGAATAATTCCTGTTTATTGGGCTGCTGCTTGTATAATAGCCCTTCTTGGCACAACGATATTCTTCCTTTATAATTCTGATAAAAAGAGTGCAGATTTACTTACGCTTCAGAATACTGAAAACGAGAATATCCTGGTCAAGACATTGGAAGACGGCTCTACGGTTTATTTAACCTCAAACGCTTCTGTCAGTTATCCTAAATCCTTTTCTGGAAATAAAAGAGAGATCTCTTTAAAAGGAGAGGCTCTTTTTGATGTTGCTAAAAATCCTTCAAAACCATTTTTGATTGAAACTGAAAAAGTTACAGTAAAAGTTTTGGGAACTGCATTTAAAGTAAAGTCTTCAGCCAATGGAAACTTTGAACTGGTTGTACAGCGAGGGAAAGTCAGAGTAACAGAAAAGGTTAACGGTAATTCTATTGTAGTAACCGCTGGTCAGTCTGTTTCTTATATAGATAATCATCTATTTAAATACTCAAATAAGGATAGTAATATTTTTAATCGATATACCTCTAAAATGCGGTTTAAAGATGAAACGCTGCAAAATATAGTGCATGTTATCAATCAAAATAATGATTCCTTTGTTGTTCTTAAAGGAGATTTATTGAAGGCTTCCAGGTTAAATGTGCAATTCTATAAAAATAATGTGAATGAAATGACACAGATTATTAGTCTGGCTCTTAACCTGAAGCGAGAAATTCGTCAAGATACAATTTTTATTTCTCAACCTTAA
- a CDS encoding carboxypeptidase-like regulatory domain-containing protein, with translation MKRLCFFFIFTCVVLHTLWAENGGDPLSGRIQIEKKKDTIYELLNYIGDVSGYYFIYDSKIIDNEKKSQTKSGTYSIREAIYHVLKSENYTLRAVDRYILINDKNSPVPQPLHHVAVSKTKDSTSYKNISGVILEKLSLEPIAYCSVSLEGTAIGTITNSNGKFLLRVPDSLNVEKLHVSHIGYESQRIPLTFLETGSSNIYLSQRIIPLQEVIFRLVNPRKIVKEALEARDHLYLDKPSYFTSFYREGIERKKDLLKLTEAVFKVYKQSYTHSTADQVKLLKMRKITNNAVKDSLVLKMKAGVEASLMLDLMKNIPDYLEINDKNIYDYTKIDMTEIDSRMAHVISFEQRKGITEPYLRGKLYIDAENSALLSAELEVHPSYIEKAEELFVEKRGKNVKIHPQQIVYSVSYKELNGKYYMNHVRGDLYFKMKGKGQLFFNPLHIFFEMVTCKVDTNSVIPFPREERLPVKKIFSEENFGYDNNFWGDFNVILPEENINKNLSRITSKIEESESKAL, from the coding sequence ATGAAACGCTTGTGCTTCTTTTTTATATTTACATGTGTCGTCCTTCATACTCTGTGGGCAGAGAATGGAGGCGATCCATTAAGTGGACGTATACAGATTGAAAAGAAAAAGGACACTATTTATGAGTTGTTGAATTACATTGGGGATGTTTCCGGTTACTATTTTATTTATGATAGTAAGATTATTGATAACGAAAAAAAATCTCAGACAAAATCTGGCACATATTCAATTCGTGAAGCAATTTACCATGTGCTTAAAAGTGAAAACTATACTTTAAGAGCTGTTGACAGATACATATTAATTAATGATAAAAACTCTCCGGTACCTCAGCCTTTACATCATGTGGCCGTATCAAAGACAAAAGATAGTACATCTTATAAAAATATATCCGGGGTTATACTTGAAAAATTATCATTAGAACCTATAGCTTATTGTTCTGTAAGTCTGGAAGGTACAGCCATTGGCACAATAACAAATAGCAATGGAAAGTTTTTATTGAGAGTACCCGATTCTTTAAATGTAGAAAAGCTGCATGTTTCTCATATCGGGTATGAATCACAAAGAATACCATTAACTTTTTTAGAAACAGGTTCTTCTAACATATATTTATCTCAGCGTATTATTCCTCTTCAGGAGGTGATTTTTCGTTTAGTAAATCCGCGTAAAATTGTAAAAGAAGCCTTGGAAGCCCGCGATCATCTTTATCTTGATAAACCATCTTATTTTACGTCATTCTACCGAGAGGGAATTGAACGTAAGAAAGATCTGTTAAAGCTTACGGAGGCGGTTTTTAAAGTATATAAGCAAAGCTATACCCATTCAACTGCCGATCAGGTTAAGTTACTAAAGATGCGTAAAATTACAAATAATGCGGTAAAAGACTCGCTGGTATTGAAAATGAAAGCTGGCGTTGAAGCCTCTTTGATGCTTGATTTAATGAAGAACATTCCCGATTATCTTGAAATTAATGATAAGAATATTTATGATTATACCAAGATTGATATGACGGAAATAGATTCACGTATGGCACATGTTATTTCTTTTGAACAAAGAAAGGGTATCACAGAACCATATTTGAGGGGGAAATTATATATTGATGCAGAAAATTCAGCCTTACTTAGTGCGGAGTTAGAAGTCCATCCGTCTTATATTGAAAAAGCAGAAGAATTGTTTGTTGAAAAACGTGGTAAAAATGTAAAGATTCACCCTCAGCAAATTGTTTATTCCGTATCTTATAAAGAATTAAACGGCAAATATTACATGAATCACGTAAGAGGTGATTTGTATTTTAAGATGAAAGGCAAAGGGCAACTGTTCTTCAACCCGCTGCATATATTCTTTGAAATGGTAACGTGCAAGGTTGATACTAATAGTGTAATTCCGTTCCCGCGAGAAGAAAGATTGCCTGTTAAGAAGATTTTTTCAGAAGAAAACTTTGGTTATGATAATAATTTCTGGGGAGATTTTAATGTTATCCTCCCTGAAGAAAATATAAACAAAAATCTTTCTCGTATAACTTCCAAGATTGAGGAATCTGAAAGCAAGGCTTTATAA
- the ispE gene encoding 4-(cytidine 5'-diphospho)-2-C-methyl-D-erythritol kinase — translation MIVFPNAKINLGLNITEKRPDGYHNLETVFYPVHIEDALEVVPLNDSDKEFNLQVFGTSIAGNPEDNLVVKAYYLLKERFNLPAISIFLQKNIPSGAGMGGGSSDGAFMLKLLNDKFSLNLSDDELEVFASKLGADCPFFIKNKPTFATGTGNIFSEINISLKGLYILIIKPEIFVSTRDAFSLIKPAFPEKSIKEIIQSPVEEWKDNLINDFEKSVFAQYPEIGKAKEKLYKAGAIYASMSGSGSSLYGLFKAPIDNPELIFQNYFIWQGEL, via the coding sequence ATGATTGTATTTCCAAATGCCAAAATAAACCTGGGACTTAACATCACAGAAAAACGTCCTGATGGTTACCACAATTTAGAAACAGTTTTTTATCCTGTTCATATAGAAGATGCATTAGAAGTTGTACCTCTTAATGATTCCGATAAAGAGTTTAATCTGCAGGTATTTGGCACTTCAATAGCTGGTAATCCTGAAGATAATTTAGTGGTGAAAGCCTACTATTTACTAAAAGAAAGGTTTAACCTTCCTGCAATTTCAATTTTTCTTCAAAAGAACATTCCATCTGGAGCAGGTATGGGAGGAGGATCATCTGACGGAGCATTCATGCTAAAGCTTCTGAACGACAAATTCTCTTTAAATTTATCAGATGATGAGCTGGAAGTATTTGCCTCAAAACTGGGAGCCGACTGTCCTTTCTTTATTAAAAACAAACCTACTTTTGCCACTGGAACCGGAAATATTTTCTCCGAAATAAACATCTCTTTGAAAGGATTATATATATTAATAATTAAACCTGAGATTTTCGTTTCTACCCGCGATGCTTTTTCGCTAATCAAACCTGCCTTTCCCGAAAAAAGCATTAAAGAGATCATTCAATCTCCCGTCGAAGAGTGGAAAGACAACTTAATAAATGACTTCGAAAAAAGTGTATTTGCTCAATATCCGGAAATAGGAAAAGCCAAAGAGAAACTATATAAAGCAGGAGCAATATATGCTTCTATGTCTGGTTCAGGATCTTCATTATACGGCTTATTCAAAGCCCCGATTGATAATCCGGAACTTATATTCCAGAATTATTTTATCTGGCAGGGAGAATTATAA